In the genome of Paenibacillus sp. GP183, the window CAGAAGTGATTGCAGGACAAAAGAGCGTTATTGATTATAAAGCCCTTCCTGCTGTTGTTTTCTCCGACCCGGAGATCGCCAGTGTGGGTTTAAATGAAACCGAAGCAAAAGCCAAGGGCGTGAATGTGGCTACTGGGAAATTCCCTTACGCAGCCAACGGACGTGCCAACTCGCTAGGCGCTACACAAGGCTTCGTGAAGCTTGTAGGTGACAAGGACAACGGTATTCTGCTCGGCGCTCAGATCGTCGGGCCGGAAGCCTCGAACCTCATCGGCGAGCTTGGCTTAGCAGTAGAAATGGGAGCTACTTTGGAAGATATCGCACTGACGATTCACGCTCATCCAACGTTGACTGAAATGGTCATGGATGCAGCGGAAGGTGCTTTGGGGCATCCCATTCATCAGCTTTCGAAATAAACAATATAATAAAAAAACAGCCCCGGGAGATTTTGAATCCTCCTGGGGCTGTTTTTTATTAGTCTTATTTCATTGTTTTATTGTATTGCACAAGCTTGTCTGTAATACTTTTTGCAGCACCGTCAAGCGCGTCTTTTGGCGACTTTTTGCCGTTCAACGCTTCCTCGATGGCTCCTTCGACGATTTGTCTGGCTTCAGGGAATACTCCCATTACCGCACCTTGAGTAGCTGTGTTCGCTTTGGTATTGTGAAGCTGATCTATTGCTGTTTTAAATTGTGGATACTTAGCTAGGTTATCTTTTACGATCTGCTCATCATATGCTTTTTTCGTGATGGGGAAGTACCCTGTGTTGACATGCCAGTAGGCTTGAACCTGAGGGCTAGTCAAGTATTTGATGAATTCCCAGGCAGCTTTTTGCTCTTCCTGCGGTTTGTTGTTAAGGATGTACAGACTGGCTCCGCCTACGACAACGCCGCCTTCTTTGGCACCAGCTGGTTTAGGCAGTGGGGCAGTTCCTACCTGGAATTTACCTTCAGTCGAGGCTACGATTCCGCGAAGGGAAGCTGTTGAGTCAAGTGTCATGGCGATTTGGCCTGCTGCGAATGCTTTTTTCGTATCATCGGTTTTACGTCCGAGGTTTGTTAATGTTTTGGCATCTATCATATCCTTCCACCATGTCAAGGTTTGCACCCCGGCGTCGGAATTGACTAAAGATTGAGTAGCAGGGGACGTTCTTCCATTACCGTTGTTCAAATAGTCAGCGCCCTGATTGGCGAAGAACTGCTCCATGAACCAACCGTAAATCGCGAAGGAAGATCCGAATTTACCATCTTTTGACAAGGCTTGAGCAGCTTTTTTAATGTCTTCATACGTAGTTGGCGGTTTTTCAGGATCAAGTCCCGCTGCTTTAAACATGTCCTTATTGTAGTAAAGGATCGGGTTGGATGTATTAAAAGGCATGGAATTA includes:
- a CDS encoding ABC transporter substrate-binding protein, whose amino-acid sequence is MKMFNLKGLLALTAVFSLLITSACGNAGSTNGTAADTAKASSSASPTAAASKAPVKVIWWHSMSGELGKAVDKIVADFNASQKNVQVEAIFQGTYDESLNKMKASMDTKSGPSLIQVYEIGSRFMIDSKAITPMQNFIDADKFDLSQLEENITNYYKIDNKLNSMPFNTSNPILYYNKDMFKAAGLDPEKPPTTYEDIKKAAQALSKDGKFGSSFAIYGWFMEQFFANQGADYLNNGNGRTSPATQSLVNSDAGVQTLTWWKDMIDAKTLTNLGRKTDDTKKAFAAGQIAMTLDSTASLRGIVASTEGKFQVGTAPLPKPAGAKEGGVVVGGASLYILNNKPQEEQKAAWEFIKYLTSPQVQAYWHVNTGYFPITKKAYDEQIVKDNLAKYPQFKTAIDQLHNTKANTATQGAVMGVFPEARQIVEGAIEEALNGKKSPKDALDGAAKSITDKLVQYNKTMK